One genomic region from Pseudomonas hormoni encodes:
- a CDS encoding glycine cleavage system protein R, giving the protein MSTPTVREQFLVISALGANPMELTNVLCRASHENRCAVVTSRLTRHGECSALILEISGSWDALARLEGSLPSLAKKHAFTVNVVRSAALENRPQALPYVAYVSSAYRSDIINELCQFFMDHNVELENLTCDTYQAPQTGGTMLNATFTVTLPAGVQISWLRDQFLDFADALNLDALIEPWRPQNPM; this is encoded by the coding sequence ATGTCCACCCCCACAGTTCGCGAACAATTCCTTGTCATCAGTGCCCTCGGCGCCAACCCCATGGAGCTGACTAACGTCCTGTGCCGCGCCAGCCATGAAAACCGCTGCGCCGTGGTCACCTCTCGCCTGACCCGTCATGGCGAGTGCAGTGCGTTGATCCTCGAGATCTCCGGCAGCTGGGACGCCCTGGCGCGCCTCGAAGGCAGCCTGCCGAGCCTCGCCAAGAAGCACGCCTTCACGGTCAACGTGGTGCGCAGCGCGGCGCTGGAGAACCGTCCTCAGGCCCTGCCGTACGTCGCCTACGTCAGCTCGGCGTACCGCTCGGACATCATCAACGAGCTGTGCCAGTTCTTCATGGACCACAACGTCGAGCTGGAAAACCTGACCTGCGACACGTATCAGGCGCCGCAAACCGGCGGCACCATGCTCAATGCCACGTTTACCGTGACCTTGCCGGCCGGCGTGCAGATCAGCTGGCTGCGCGATCAGTTCCTGGATTTCGCCGACGCGCTGAACCTGGATGCGCTGATCGAACCGTGGCGCCCACAAAACCCAATGTAA
- the dapA gene encoding 4-hydroxy-tetrahydrodipicolinate synthase yields MIAGSMVALVTPMDAQGRLDWDSLSKLVDFHLENGTHAIVAVGTTGESATLDVNEHIAVIRAVVKQVNGRIPVIAGTGANSTREAVELTRNAKEAGADACLLVVPYYNKPTQEGLYQHFKHIAEAVDIPQILYNVPGRTSCDMQAETVIRLSTVPNIIGIKEATGDLKRAKAILDGVSKDFIVLSGDDPTAVELILLGGKGNISVTANVAPREMADLCEAALKGDAETARAINEKLMPLHKDLFIEANPIPVKWALVEMGLMHEGIRLPLTWLSAPCHETLRTALRQCSVLV; encoded by the coding sequence ATGATTGCGGGCAGTATGGTGGCACTGGTCACACCCATGGATGCACAAGGGCGTCTTGACTGGGACAGCCTCAGCAAACTCGTGGACTTCCACCTTGAAAACGGCACCCATGCCATTGTCGCGGTCGGTACTACCGGCGAGTCGGCGACCCTCGACGTCAACGAGCACATCGCTGTCATCCGTGCCGTGGTCAAGCAGGTCAACGGCCGTATTCCGGTCATCGCCGGTACGGGCGCCAATTCGACTCGCGAAGCCGTCGAACTGACCCGCAATGCCAAAGAGGCCGGTGCCGATGCCTGCCTGCTGGTTGTTCCGTACTACAACAAACCGACTCAGGAAGGTTTGTACCAGCACTTCAAGCACATTGCCGAAGCGGTCGACATCCCACAGATTCTCTATAACGTTCCTGGCCGCACCTCCTGCGACATGCAGGCCGAGACCGTGATTCGCCTGTCCACCGTGCCGAACATCATCGGTATCAAGGAAGCCACCGGCGACCTGAAGCGCGCCAAGGCAATCCTCGATGGCGTGAGCAAGGACTTCATCGTGCTGTCCGGCGATGATCCGACTGCCGTCGAACTGATTCTGCTGGGCGGCAAGGGCAACATTTCCGTCACCGCCAACGTTGCTCCGCGCGAAATGGCCGATCTGTGCGAGGCCGCACTCAAGGGCGATGCCGAGACCGCTCGGGCAATCAACGAAAAACTGATGCCGCTGCACAAGGACCTGTTCATCGAAGCCAACCCGATTCCGGTGAAATGGGCTTTGGTTGAAATGGGCCTGATGCACGAAGGCATTCGCCTGCCGCTGACCTGGCTGAGCGCACCTTGTCATGAAACGCTCCGCACGGCTCTGCGCCAGTGCAGCGTCCTGGTTTAA
- the bamC gene encoding outer membrane protein assembly factor BamC: MKRMAGLSALALIISSTSGCGWVWGPEGYFRDRGSDYLEAQQTAPMQLPPDVSTSKHLDPLLPIPRNVADDTVKGEYIVPRPQPLSAAADASAYSLQKTGDSRWIVAQNPPAEVWPVAVQFFQDNGFRLDEQRPQTGEFTTTWQHSDELSAAMAKRLSAAGVGADSETRVRVRIEPGVQRNTSEVYVVSAERPAGSTADVAFTNRSVNTGLDAALVDDMLASMSRISEKGGSVSMLASRDFDTPSRVSLSEDGSGNPVLNVGNDLDRAWSSVGRALEQGEWRVEDINRSLGLYYINLSEKAEKKDEKPGFLSGLFGSAPSKEEVEARAERYQVRLSKVGDTVQVTVEKNINTVAPADVARKVLSVIQDNLG; this comes from the coding sequence ATGAAGCGAATGGCCGGACTTTCCGCACTTGCCTTGATTATCTCCAGCACCAGTGGCTGTGGATGGGTCTGGGGCCCGGAAGGTTATTTCCGTGACCGTGGTAGCGATTACCTGGAAGCGCAACAGACTGCACCGATGCAATTGCCACCGGACGTCAGCACCTCCAAACACCTGGACCCACTGCTGCCGATCCCGCGCAACGTGGCTGATGACACCGTCAAGGGCGAATACATCGTGCCGCGTCCGCAGCCGCTGTCCGCCGCTGCCGACGCCAGTGCCTACTCGCTGCAGAAGACCGGCGACTCGCGCTGGATCGTCGCTCAGAACCCGCCGGCCGAAGTCTGGCCAGTGGCTGTGCAGTTCTTCCAGGACAACGGTTTCCGTCTGGATGAACAGCGTCCGCAAACCGGCGAATTCACCACCACCTGGCAGCATTCCGACGAACTGTCCGCAGCGATGGCCAAGCGCCTGAGCGCAGCCGGTGTCGGCGCTGACAGCGAAACCCGCGTGCGGGTGCGCATCGAGCCGGGCGTGCAGCGCAACACCAGTGAAGTCTACGTGGTGAGCGCCGAACGTCCTGCCGGCAGCACCGCCGATGTAGCCTTCACCAACCGTTCGGTCAACACCGGCCTGGACGCGGCACTGGTCGACGACATGCTCGCGAGCATGAGCCGCATCTCGGAGAAGGGCGGTTCGGTCTCCATGCTGGCTTCGCGTGATTTCGATACGCCAAGTCGAGTCAGCCTGAGCGAAGACGGCAGCGGCAACCCGGTTCTGAACGTCGGCAACGACCTGGACCGTGCCTGGTCGAGCGTCGGTCGTGCGCTGGAACAGGGCGAATGGCGCGTTGAAGACATCAACCGCAGCCTGGGCCTGTACTACATCAACCTGTCTGAAAAAGCCGAGAAGAAAGACGAGAAGCCCGGTTTCCTCAGCGGCCTGTTCGGCAGTGCGCCGAGCAAGGAAGAAGTTGAAGCCCGTGCCGAGCGTTATCAGGTTCGCCTGAGCAAGGTGGGCGATACCGTTCAGGTCACGGTCGAGAAAAACATCAACACCGTGGCGCCGGCTGACGTGGCGCGCAAAGTGTTGAGCGTGATTCAGGACAACCTGGGCTGA
- a CDS encoding MBL fold metallo-hydrolase — protein MRFAVLGSGSQGNGTLIASADTYVLVDCGFSLRETEKRLLRLGVNPTQLSAILVTHEHADHVHGVGLLSRRYNLPVYLSRGTLRGMRKPIEPAGLLAGGEQLQIGALSIGVIAVAHDAQEPTQYVFSDGERRFGLLTDLGSYCNKVLDGYRDLDALMIEANHCRDMLARGHYPYFLKQRVGGELGHLNNHQAAFLVSELGWQGLQHLVLAHLSSKNNLPQLARQCFVDTLGCDPDWLQLADQDSGLDWRHIA, from the coding sequence ATGCGTTTTGCCGTTCTCGGCAGCGGTAGCCAAGGGAACGGCACGCTGATAGCCAGCGCTGATACGTACGTGCTGGTGGATTGTGGTTTCTCCCTGCGGGAAACCGAAAAACGCCTGTTGCGCCTGGGTGTGAACCCGACGCAACTGAGCGCGATACTCGTGACCCACGAACATGCCGACCACGTGCATGGCGTGGGTTTGCTGTCTCGGCGCTACAATCTGCCTGTCTACCTCAGTCGCGGTACCCTGCGCGGGATGCGCAAACCGATTGAACCGGCCGGCCTTCTGGCGGGCGGCGAGCAACTGCAGATCGGCGCACTGAGCATCGGCGTCATTGCCGTGGCCCACGATGCACAGGAACCGACGCAATATGTGTTCAGCGACGGTGAGCGGCGCTTCGGCCTGCTGACCGACCTGGGTTCATACTGCAACAAAGTGCTGGACGGCTATCGGGATCTCGATGCGTTGATGATCGAGGCCAACCATTGCCGTGACATGCTGGCTCGCGGTCACTACCCGTACTTTCTCAAGCAGCGGGTGGGCGGTGAGCTGGGACATTTGAACAACCACCAGGCGGCATTCCTGGTGTCGGAGTTGGGCTGGCAAGGCCTGCAGCACCTGGTCCTGGCCCATCTGAGCAGCAAGAACAACCTGCCGCAGCTGGCCCGGCAATGTTTTGTCGACACCCTCGGGTGCGACCCGGACTGGCTGCAACTGGCCGATCAAGATTCAGGGCTCGACTGGCGACACATCGCCTAG
- the purC gene encoding phosphoribosylaminoimidazolesuccinocarboxamide synthase, with amino-acid sequence MEKREELYRGKAKSVFKTDDADRLILLFRNDTSAFDGKRIEQLDRKGMVNNKFNAFIMQKLEAAGVPTQFDKLLGDNECLVKKLDMIPVECVVRNYAAGSLVKRLGVEEGMKLNPYTFELFLKDDAKGDPFINESHVVAFGWGTAEQLVRMKELSLKVNEVLSKLFDDAGLLLVDFKLEFGVFSDGSIVLGDEFSPDGCRLWDKATGKKMDKDRFRQGLGDVIEAYEEVANRLGVPL; translated from the coding sequence ATGGAAAAACGTGAAGAACTCTACCGCGGCAAAGCCAAATCGGTTTTCAAGACCGACGACGCTGACCGCTTGATCCTGCTGTTTCGCAACGACACCTCGGCGTTCGACGGCAAGCGCATCGAGCAGCTCGACCGCAAAGGCATGGTGAACAACAAGTTCAACGCCTTCATCATGCAGAAACTCGAAGCAGCCGGCGTGCCGACTCAATTCGACAAACTGCTGGGCGATAACGAATGCCTGGTGAAAAAACTCGACATGATCCCGGTCGAGTGCGTCGTGCGTAACTACGCGGCCGGTAGCCTGGTCAAGCGCCTGGGCGTCGAAGAAGGCATGAAGCTCAACCCTTACACCTTCGAGCTGTTCCTGAAGGACGACGCCAAGGGCGACCCGTTCATCAACGAATCCCACGTCGTGGCGTTCGGTTGGGGCACCGCCGAGCAACTGGTTCGCATGAAAGAACTGTCGCTCAAGGTCAACGAAGTCTTGAGCAAACTGTTCGACGACGCCGGCCTGCTGCTGGTCGACTTCAAACTCGAATTCGGTGTGTTCTCCGACGGCTCCATCGTCCTGGGCGACGAATTCAGCCCGGACGGCTGCCGCCTGTGGGACAAGGCCACCGGCAAGAAAATGGACAAGGACCGCTTCCGTCAGGGCCTCGGTGACGTTATCGAAGCCTACGAAGAAGTCGCCAATCGTCTGGGCGTACCGCTTTAA